From Toxorhynchites rutilus septentrionalis strain SRP chromosome 2, ASM2978413v1, whole genome shotgun sequence, a single genomic window includes:
- the LOC129764281 gene encoding mitochondrial thiamine pyrophosphate carrier-like codes for MDRQKEQQAHYAGLAGGLTGCITRCICQPLDVLKIRLQLQVEPITTASQISKYRSLAQSVACIYKEEGLLAFWKGHNPAQVLSLVYGVAQFSFYERFNGVLRDIALFEGHDRTRNFVGGACSGSFAAMIIMPLDVIRTRLVSQDPGKGYRNGFQAAGLIYRTEGIRGLYRGLGPALLQIAPLTGGQFMFYNLFGGVIKRIERLPEDSMLQPVELFFCGGLAGLCTKLLVYPLDLTKKRLQIQGFSANRQTFGQHFVCTHMLQCFYQVCLREGFGGLYKGLAPSLLKAGVTNAFYFAIYDQLLSLFNKGFHKTL; via the coding sequence ATGGATCGCCAGAAGGAGCAACAAGCGCATTACGCCGGCCTAGCCGGAGGTCTAACAGGATGTATAACGCGTTGTATTTGTCAGCCGCTGGATGTGCTTAAAATTCGCCTCCAACTGCAAGTGGAACCGATTACTACGGCTTCTCAAATCTCCAAATATCGTTCGCTTGCCCAGTCGGTTGCTTGTATCTATAAAGAGGAAGGACTGTTAGCCTTCTGGAAGGGCCATAACCCAGCCCAGGTACTATCGCTAGTGTATGGGGTTGCCCAGTTCTCGTTCTATGAGCGCTTCAATGGAGTTCTGCGTGATATAGCGCTTTTCGAAGGGCATGATCGTACCAGAAATTTTGTGGGTGGAGCATGTAGTGGTTCTTTTGCCGCAATGATTATTATGCCACTAGACGTGATACGGACCCGACTTGTGTCGCAGGATCCGGGAAAAGGATACAGAAATGGATTCCAAGCAGCCGGATTGATATATCGAACGGAGGGTATTCGAGGATTGTACCGGGGACTGGGACCTGCGTTGCTGCAGATTGCGCCCCTCACGGGTGGACAATTCATGTTCTATAATCTGTTCGGTGGAGTTATCAAACGAATCGAGAGACTCCCGGAAGACAGCATGCTCCAGCCAGTGGAATTGTTCTTTTGCGGAGGCTTGGCGGGATTGTGCACAAAATTGCTGGTGTATCCTTTGGATCTCACCAAGAAGCGCCTCCAAATACAGGGTTTCTCTGCAAACCGACAAACATTCGGACAGCATTTCGTGTGTACTCACATGCTTCAGTGCTTTTACCAGGTTTGCCTTCGAGAAGGTTTTGGCGGGTTGTATAAAGGACTTGCTCCTTCACTGCTAAAAGCTGGTGTAACAAATGCGTTTTATTTCGCTATTTACGACCAACTGCTGTCGTTGTTCAACAAAGGTTTTCACAAAACACTTTAG